One segment of Polaribacter huanghezhanensis DNA contains the following:
- the purE gene encoding 5-(carboxyamino)imidazole ribonucleotide mutase, whose amino-acid sequence MVGIIMGSDSDLPIMQEAIDILESFNIQIEVDIVSAHRTPEKLVDYSKNAHLRGIKVIIAGAGGAAHLPGMVASMSPLPVIGVPVKSRNSIDGWDSILSILQMPGGVPVATVALDGAKNAGILAAQIIGVSDKCVLDKVIAYKEGLKLKVEQASKRVKK is encoded by the coding sequence ATGGTAGGAATTATAATGGGAAGCGATTCAGATCTTCCAATCATGCAAGAAGCAATCGATATTTTAGAAAGTTTTAACATTCAAATTGAAGTAGATATTGTATCTGCGCACAGAACTCCAGAAAAATTAGTTGACTATTCTAAAAATGCACATTTACGCGGAATAAAAGTGATCATTGCTGGTGCTGGCGGCGCTGCACATTTACCAGGAATGGTTGCTTCTATGAGCCCGTTACCTGTAATTGGCGTTCCTGTAAAAAGCAGAAATTCTATTGACGGTTGGGACTCTATTTTATCCATCTTACAAATGCCTGGCGGAGTTCCAGTTGCCACTGTTGCCTTAGACGGCGCAAAAAATGCAGGAATTTTAGCTGCACAAATTATTGGTGTTTCTGATAAATGCGTGTTAGATAAGGTTATTGCTTACAAAGAAGGTTTAAAACTAAAAGTTGAACAAGCTTCTAAAAGAGTAAAAAAATAA
- a CDS encoding 5-(carboxyamino)imidazole ribonucleotide synthase has translation MKNYFSSDFKLGVLGGGQLGRMLLAETQKYDIYTAILDASPEAPCAQICNEFHVGNLLDFDAVYNFGKLVDVLTIEIEHVNIDALYQLEKEGLKIYPQPSVIEIIQHKGKQKDFFVENKIPTSPHQRFATKNELIAAFEGNKFQIPFVWKSAQFGYDGTGVKVVRTKNDIQNLADTDCIIEQLIPFKNELAVIVARNADGDVKTYPVVEMEFHPEANQVEYVICPARIDEKVAKKAREIALKVAASFKHVGLLAVEMFQTENDEILINEVAPRTHNSGHYSIEASYTNQFEQHLRTVLNLPLGNTDSKVAGIMVNLVGEEGFSGDVIYENIEKVLQINGVTPHIYGKKTTKPFRKMGHVTIVDTNIDNARKTAQKVKETIRVISKNN, from the coding sequence GTGAAAAATTATTTTTCTTCCGATTTTAAATTAGGCGTTTTAGGCGGCGGGCAATTAGGGAGAATGTTACTTGCCGAAACTCAAAAATACGATATTTACACCGCAATTTTAGACGCTTCACCAGAAGCGCCTTGTGCACAAATTTGCAACGAATTTCATGTAGGAAATTTATTAGATTTTGATGCTGTTTATAACTTCGGAAAACTGGTGGATGTTTTAACCATAGAAATTGAACATGTAAATATTGATGCTTTGTATCAATTGGAAAAAGAAGGATTGAAAATTTATCCGCAACCTTCTGTGATAGAAATTATTCAGCACAAAGGAAAACAAAAAGATTTTTTTGTTGAAAATAAGATTCCAACTTCACCTCATCAACGATTTGCAACAAAAAACGAATTAATTGCTGCTTTTGAAGGCAACAAATTTCAAATTCCTTTTGTATGGAAATCTGCACAATTTGGATACGACGGAACTGGCGTAAAAGTAGTTCGTACAAAAAACGATATTCAGAATTTAGCAGATACCGATTGTATTATTGAACAATTGATTCCGTTTAAAAATGAATTGGCAGTAATTGTTGCAAGAAATGCTGATGGAGACGTAAAAACATATCCTGTGGTAGAAATGGAATTTCATCCAGAAGCCAATCAAGTTGAATATGTAATTTGTCCTGCAAGAATTGATGAAAAAGTCGCAAAAAAAGCAAGAGAAATCGCTTTAAAAGTTGCAGCATCTTTTAAACATGTTGGCTTATTGGCTGTGGAAATGTTTCAAACAGAAAATGATGAAATTTTAATCAATGAAGTGGCGCCAAGAACACATAATTCTGGGCATTATTCGATTGAAGCTTCTTATACAAATCAGTTTGAACAACACCTTAGAACGGTTTTAAATCTTCCTTTAGGAAATACCGATAGCAAAGTTGCCGGAATTATGGTAAATTTGGTGGGTGAAGAAGGTTTTTCTGGTGATGTTATTTACGAAAACATTGAAAAAGTGTTACAAATTAATGGCGTTACTCCGCATATTTACGGAAAAAAAACAACAAAGCCTTTTCGTAAAATGGGACACGTAACTATTGTTGACACCAATATTGACAACGCAAGAAAAACGGCTCAAAAAGTAAAAGAAACAATTAGAGTAATTAGCAAAAACAATTAA
- the greA gene encoding transcription elongation factor GreA translates to MSEVSYYTPEGLKKLKEELEHLEHVERPRVTQEIADARDKGDLSENAEYHAAKEEQSHLEFKIAKLKNVVSNARIIDESQLDTSKILIHSVVKIKNTANKMEFTYTLVADSESDVRNGKLSVNSPIGKGLLGKVVGEIAEIQVPNGIMKFEIIEISR, encoded by the coding sequence ATGAGTGAAGTATCATATTATACGCCAGAAGGACTTAAAAAGTTAAAAGAAGAATTAGAGCATTTAGAACATGTAGAGCGTCCAAGAGTTACGCAAGAAATTGCTGATGCACGCGATAAAGGAGATTTAAGTGAAAATGCAGAATATCATGCAGCAAAAGAAGAGCAATCTCATTTAGAATTTAAGATTGCGAAATTAAAGAATGTGGTTTCTAATGCAAGAATTATTGATGAATCTCAATTAGACACGTCAAAAATATTGATACATTCTGTAGTGAAAATCAAAAATACTGCCAATAAAATGGAATTTACCTATACCTTGGTTGCAGATTCTGAATCTGATGTTAGAAACGGAAAACTATCTGTGAATTCTCCCATCGGAAAAGGTTTGTTAGGAAAAGTAGTTGGTGAAATTGCAGAAATTCAAGTTCCAAACGGAATCATGAAGTTTGAAATTATAGAGATTTCTAGATAA
- a CDS encoding RrF2 family transcriptional regulator yields MFSKSCEYGLRAVLFIAQSSLSNTKVSLVEIAQEIDSPSAFTAKILQQLSKANIIASTKGPTGGFLIAKENLKKQTLAGVVAVLDGDKVYTGCGLGLKQCDDQFPCPVHDQFVKVRTELKTMLENTNLYDLAIGIDNGITWLKRA; encoded by the coding sequence ATGTTTTCAAAATCTTGCGAATATGGTTTAAGAGCAGTGCTATTTATAGCACAAAGTTCTCTTTCTAACACAAAAGTTAGCTTGGTAGAAATTGCGCAAGAAATAGATTCTCCTTCTGCATTTACAGCAAAAATATTACAACAATTATCAAAAGCAAACATTATAGCATCTACCAAAGGTCCAACTGGCGGATTTCTAATTGCCAAAGAAAATTTAAAAAAGCAAACCTTGGCAGGTGTTGTTGCCGTTTTAGATGGCGATAAAGTGTATACCGGTTGTGGTTTGGGTTTAAAACAATGTGATGATCAGTTTCCTTGTCCTGTTCATGATCAGTTTGTAAAAGTGCGAACAGAATTAAAAACAATGTTAGAAAACACTAATTTATACGATTTAGCTATTGGAATTGACAATGGAATTACGTGGTTAAAAAGAGCTTAA
- the ric gene encoding iron-sulfur cluster repair di-iron protein: MKLQADTLVSDIVAENYNAAAVFSKYKIDFCCNGNRSLATVTEKKGISLDEVLEDLENQLKTKEDQSSLYQNWGIDFLSDYVVETHHAYVEKSIPAIKQYVAKISKVHGERHPELFEIRDLFFGSADELTKHMKKEELILFPFFKKLAKLKKEGGVYQKPNFGTVENPIAMMHHEHDVEGERFRRIAELTNNYTPPSDGCTTYKVAFSMLKEFEEDLHKHIHLENNILFKRGIKLEQELSN; encoded by the coding sequence ATGAAATTACAAGCAGACACATTAGTAAGCGATATTGTTGCAGAGAATTACAATGCCGCAGCCGTTTTTAGCAAATATAAAATAGATTTTTGCTGCAATGGTAACAGAAGTTTAGCAACTGTTACAGAAAAAAAAGGAATCAGTTTAGACGAAGTTTTAGAAGATTTAGAAAATCAATTAAAAACCAAAGAAGATCAATCTAGTTTATATCAAAATTGGGGAATCGATTTTTTATCTGATTATGTTGTAGAAACGCATCATGCGTATGTAGAAAAAAGCATTCCGGCGATTAAACAATATGTAGCTAAAATTAGCAAGGTTCATGGCGAGAGACATCCAGAATTATTTGAAATCAGAGATTTGTTTTTTGGTTCTGCCGATGAGTTGACAAAGCACATGAAAAAAGAGGAATTAATTTTATTTCCGTTTTTTAAGAAATTAGCAAAACTAAAAAAAGAAGGAGGAGTTTATCAAAAACCAAATTTTGGAACGGTAGAAAACCCAATTGCAATGATGCATCACGAACACGATGTAGAAGGAGAACGGTTTAGAAGAATTGCAGAATTAACAAATAATTATACGCCACCTTCGGATGGATGTACCACGTATAAAGTTGCATTTTCTATGTTAAAAGAATTTGAGGAAGATTTACATAAACACATTCATTTAGAAAATAATATCTTGTTTAAAAGAGGAATTAAATTAGAACAAGAATTATCGAATTAA
- a CDS encoding HIT family protein yields MSSIFTKIINQEIPSYKIAEDDYFYAFLDINPNAKGHTLVIPKKEVDKLFDLDAETYLGLMQFAQKVAKALEKTIPCNRIGMSVVGLEVPHAHVHLIPINRVSDINFTSKKLKMQHEDFVKLADEIAKNI; encoded by the coding sequence ATGAGTAGTATTTTCACAAAGATTATCAACCAAGAAATTCCGTCGTATAAAATAGCAGAAGACGATTATTTTTATGCGTTTTTAGATATCAATCCAAATGCAAAAGGGCACACATTGGTAATTCCTAAAAAAGAAGTGGACAAACTTTTTGATTTAGATGCTGAAACGTATTTAGGTTTAATGCAGTTTGCACAAAAAGTTGCCAAAGCCTTAGAAAAAACAATTCCTTGTAATAGAATTGGAATGTCTGTAGTTGGGTTGGAAGTTCCGCACGCACACGTACATTTAATTCCGATTAATAGAGTTTCAGATATTAATTTTACGAGTAAAAAATTAAAGATGCAGCACGAAGATTTTGTAAAACTTGCTGATGAAATTGCTAAAAACATTTAA
- a CDS encoding sensor histidine kinase, with protein sequence MSFFKNTVLTKRIVIFVLFVIVSLILWNTYIFFQKFKQEERAKMEILASAIKELATNTDLDASVNLETKIFENITNIPSIQVNKDGTINSWRNLDSTKTSNPKYLQSQLEIMKSQNKPIEIKYLDITEYVYYRDSDLLDKLTYYPIALILILLLFLTVIYMLFSSNKIAEQNRLWTGMAKETAHQIGTPLSSLLGWIELLKLENINQKHISEMEKDIDRLNTIANRFSKIGSKPELQQHNIVMVTKTAVDYLKSRSSKQVLFDFNPKFEHLFSTINIELFGWVIENLIKNAIDAMKGKGKITISISEKDKWIQITVSDTGKGIPKSQFKQIFKPGFTTKKRGWGLGLSLSKRIVDEYHHGKIFVKKSEINKGTSIQILLKK encoded by the coding sequence ATGAGCTTTTTTAAAAATACTGTGCTAACCAAACGAATAGTCATATTTGTCTTATTTGTTATTGTTTCTTTAATTCTTTGGAACACGTATATTTTCTTTCAAAAATTTAAGCAAGAAGAACGTGCTAAAATGGAAATTTTAGCTTCTGCAATTAAAGAATTAGCAACGAATACCGATTTAGATGCAAGTGTTAATTTAGAAACAAAGATTTTTGAAAACATCACAAATATTCCATCAATTCAAGTAAATAAAGATGGGACTATTAATTCTTGGCGAAATTTAGATTCTACAAAAACAAGTAACCCTAAATATTTACAATCTCAATTAGAGATTATGAAAAGTCAAAATAAACCGATAGAAATAAAATATTTGGACATCACCGAGTATGTGTATTATCGAGATTCTGATTTATTAGACAAGCTTACTTATTATCCGATTGCATTAATTTTAATTTTGCTATTGTTTTTAACGGTGATTTACATGTTGTTTTCTTCTAATAAAATTGCAGAACAAAATAGACTTTGGACAGGAATGGCAAAAGAAACTGCGCATCAAATTGGCACGCCATTATCTTCTTTATTGGGTTGGATAGAACTCTTAAAGTTAGAAAACATAAACCAAAAGCATATTTCAGAAATGGAAAAAGATATTGATCGGTTAAATACGATTGCAAACCGTTTTTCTAAAATTGGATCTAAACCAGAACTACAACAACATAATATTGTAATGGTTACCAAAACTGCTGTTGATTATTTAAAAAGCAGAAGTTCAAAACAAGTCCTTTTTGATTTCAATCCTAAATTTGAACACCTCTTTTCTACTATTAATATTGAACTTTTTGGTTGGGTAATTGAAAATTTGATTAAAAATGCTATTGACGCAATGAAAGGAAAAGGAAAAATTACCATTTCTATTTCAGAAAAAGACAAATGGATTCAAATTACCGTTTCTGACACCGGAAAAGGAATTCCGAAATCGCAGTTTAAACAAATATTTAAACCTGGTTTTACGACAAAAAAACGTGGTTGGGGTTTAGGTTTATCACTTTCTAAACGTATTGTTGACGAATATCACCACGGAAAAATATTCGTAAAAAAATCTGAAATTAATAAAGGAACAAGTATTCAGATTTTATTAAAAAAGTAA
- a CDS encoding flavin reductase family protein: MISIDPKEIATGKLHGYLLGAIAPRPIAFASTIDADGNPNLSPFSFFNVFSANPPILIFSPARRVRGNTTKHTLENAMETKEVVINVVNYDIVQQMSLSSTEYAKGVNEFEKAGFTMLKSDVVKPFRVAESPVQFECKINEIIHLGKEGGAGNLIICEVVKLHIDEAILDENGAIDQHKIDLVARAGGSYYSRAKEGFFEIPKPISTLGIGVDAIPIEIRESTILTGNNFGVLGNVEQMPTQENVDNFAKVNPQFIGLETTKKHTFAKAFLEKNDVESAWKVLLIK, translated from the coding sequence ATGATTTCTATAGATCCAAAAGAAATAGCAACAGGTAAATTACACGGATATTTATTAGGTGCAATTGCACCAAGACCCATTGCCTTTGCAAGTACAATTGATGCAGATGGAAATCCGAATTTATCGCCGTTTAGTTTTTTTAATGTGTTTAGTGCAAATCCGCCAATTTTAATTTTTTCTCCAGCTCGTAGAGTCCGAGGGAATACGACAAAGCATACTTTAGAGAATGCGATGGAAACAAAAGAAGTTGTTATAAATGTAGTAAATTATGATATTGTTCAACAAATGTCATTGAGTAGTACAGAATATGCAAAAGGCGTAAACGAATTTGAAAAAGCAGGTTTTACGATGTTAAAATCGGATGTTGTAAAGCCATTTCGAGTTGCAGAATCTCCAGTGCAGTTTGAATGTAAAATAAATGAAATTATCCATTTAGGAAAAGAAGGTGGCGCTGGAAATTTAATTATTTGCGAAGTGGTAAAATTACATATTGATGAAGCTATTTTGGATGAAAACGGAGCCATTGATCAACATAAAATTGATTTGGTTGCAAGAGCTGGCGGAAGTTATTATTCGAGAGCCAAAGAAGGTTTTTTCGAAATTCCAAAACCAATTTCTACGTTGGGAATTGGAGTAGATGCAATTCCGATAGAAATTAGAGAAAGTACCATTTTAACAGGAAATAATTTTGGTGTTTTAGGAAACGTAGAACAAATGCCAACTCAAGAAAATGTTGATAACTTTGCAAAAGTCAATCCACAATTTATTGGGTTAGAAACCACAAAAAAACATACATTTGCCAAAGCCTTTTTAGAAAAAAACGATGTAGAAAGTGCATGGAAAGTACTTTTAATAAAATAA
- a CDS encoding DUF3127 domain-containing protein, whose product MEVIGKIKLINEEQTFGTSGFRKRELVVTTDEQYPQMIMIEFVQDKCDLLNSYKVGQDVKVSINLRGREWINPEGVAKYFNAIQGWRIEAMQAAAPQDLPPVDQFQPADNTTSAEPDDLPF is encoded by the coding sequence ATGGAAGTAATTGGAAAAATCAAATTAATTAACGAAGAACAAACTTTTGGAACTAGCGGATTTAGAAAACGCGAACTAGTTGTAACAACAGATGAGCAATATCCACAGATGATAATGATTGAGTTTGTACAAGATAAATGTGATTTATTAAACAGCTATAAAGTTGGACAAGATGTAAAAGTTTCTATCAACTTACGTGGTAGAGAATGGATCAATCCAGAAGGAGTTGCAAAATATTTTAACGCGATACAAGGTTGGAGAATCGAGGCAATGCAAGCTGCAGCGCCACAAGATTTACCTCCAGTAGATCAATTTCAACCAGCTGATAATACAACTTCTGCAGAGCCAGACGATTTACCTTTTTAG
- the aat gene encoding leucyl/phenylalanyl-tRNA--protein transferase encodes MIWLTDKIEFPKPETASEEGVIALGGDLSEERLVLAYKNGIFPWYSDDDPIVWYCPPKRMVLYPGELKISKSMQKIIKKGNFTITENTAFNEVIFNCKHILRNDDFGTWITDEMEQAYINLHKKGIAKSVEVWFYDTAAKKQVLVGGLYGIDLENGVFCGESMFSLVSNASKLAFIHLVQSFDSAQDKHNYKLIDCQVYNDHLASLGAVEISRKAFLKQL; translated from the coding sequence ATGATTTGGCTTACAGATAAAATTGAATTTCCAAAACCCGAAACTGCTTCTGAAGAAGGTGTAATTGCTTTGGGTGGAGATTTGTCTGAAGAACGATTGGTATTAGCGTACAAAAACGGAATTTTCCCTTGGTATTCTGATGACGACCCAATTGTTTGGTATTGTCCGCCAAAAAGAATGGTCTTATATCCAGGGGAATTAAAAATTTCTAAATCGATGCAAAAAATCATCAAAAAAGGAAATTTTACAATTACAGAAAATACTGCTTTTAACGAAGTCATTTTCAATTGCAAACACATTCTTAGAAACGATGATTTTGGAACTTGGATTACTGATGAAATGGAACAAGCCTACATCAATCTACATAAAAAAGGAATCGCAAAATCGGTAGAAGTTTGGTTTTACGATACTGCTGCAAAAAAACAAGTTTTGGTTGGAGGTTTATACGGAATTGATTTAGAAAATGGAGTTTTTTGTGGAGAAAGCATGTTTAGTTTGGTAAGCAATGCATCAAAATTAGCGTTTATACATTTAGTCCAATCTTTCGACTCCGCTCAAGACAAGCATAATTACAAATTGATAGATTGCCAAGTGTATAATGATCATTTGGCAAGTTTAGGCGCTGTAGAAATTTCTAGGAAAGCCTTTTTAAAACAGCTTTAA
- a CDS encoding M24 family metallopeptidase, translating into MKTNYFFKAFFLFSFLTLISIQAQERHYYQTDFSIQDFNERRAKIFDAIGTNGIALIQGARSVDGFEALRQTNTFYYLTGIETGHAYVLFSGKRKTTTLYLPHRDIGRERSQGKILSAEDTEIIIKLTGVNQVKAIEFLSSDLAGSGLIKDGVSILYTPLSPAETGTDSRDELVHGHARAASDPWDGQASRESHFKKLLNERFPQFVIKDLSPTLDDMRLIKSKKEIEIIRKATQIAGLAIIEAMKSTKAGVYEYQLAAAAKYIFYQHDAQGDAYPAIIGGGTNAFMGHYFHKTDVLKNGDLVLMDYAPDYKYYTSDVTRIWPVNGKFDKAQTALYEYIIAYKDALFKYIKPGVTSNEVLDNAAADMKEYLKGKTFANPNHLKAVQKGVKFRGHFQHPVGMGVHDVGRVRGKLLKEGMVFTIDPMIWIPEERLYVRIEDVALVTATGVENMSAFVPTTIKEIEKTMKEKGITEFRPAEKLPLKN; encoded by the coding sequence ATGAAAACGAACTACTTCTTTAAAGCATTTTTTTTATTTTCTTTCTTAACACTAATAAGTATTCAAGCCCAAGAAAGACACTATTATCAAACAGATTTTTCTATTCAAGATTTTAACGAAAGAAGAGCTAAAATATTTGACGCAATTGGTACAAACGGAATTGCTTTAATTCAAGGAGCAAGAAGTGTAGATGGGTTTGAAGCGCTTAGACAAACAAATACTTTTTATTATTTAACAGGAATTGAAACTGGTCATGCGTATGTATTATTCAGTGGAAAAAGAAAAACCACAACGTTGTATTTACCTCACAGAGATATTGGAAGAGAACGCAGTCAAGGAAAAATATTATCCGCAGAAGATACAGAAATAATCATCAAACTAACAGGAGTAAATCAAGTAAAAGCGATTGAGTTTTTATCGTCTGATTTAGCTGGATCCGGGTTGATAAAAGATGGAGTTTCCATTTTATACACACCATTAAGTCCTGCAGAAACAGGAACAGACAGTAGAGACGAATTGGTTCACGGGCATGCAAGAGCAGCTTCAGATCCTTGGGACGGACAAGCTTCAAGAGAATCGCATTTTAAAAAATTATTAAACGAACGTTTTCCTCAGTTTGTAATCAAAGATTTATCACCAACTTTAGATGACATGCGCTTGATAAAAAGCAAAAAAGAAATTGAAATTATTAGAAAAGCTACACAAATTGCAGGTTTGGCAATTATAGAAGCGATGAAATCTACCAAAGCTGGAGTGTATGAATATCAATTAGCAGCGGCAGCAAAATATATTTTTTATCAACACGATGCACAAGGAGATGCATATCCAGCAATTATTGGTGGAGGAACAAATGCTTTTATGGGGCATTATTTTCATAAAACGGATGTGTTAAAAAATGGTGATTTGGTGTTGATGGATTACGCTCCAGATTATAAATATTATACAAGTGATGTTACTAGAATTTGGCCTGTAAACGGAAAATTTGACAAAGCACAAACTGCTTTATACGAATACATCATTGCATATAAAGATGCTTTATTTAAATACATAAAACCTGGCGTAACTTCTAACGAAGTTTTAGACAATGCAGCAGCAGATATGAAAGAGTATTTAAAGGGAAAAACCTTTGCAAATCCGAATCATTTAAAAGCAGTGCAAAAGGGTGTCAAATTTAGAGGGCATTTTCAACATCCAGTAGGAATGGGGGTTCATGATGTTGGGCGCGTTCGTGGAAAACTTTTAAAAGAAGGAATGGTTTTTACAATTGATCCTATGATTTGGATTCCAGAAGAACGCTTGTATGTTAGAATTGAAGATGTTGCTTTGGTAACTGCAACTGGCGTAGAAAACATGAGTGCTTTTGTGCCAACAACCATTAAAGAAATAGAGAAAACAATGAAAGAAAAAGGAATTACAGAATTTAGACCTGCTGAAAAGTTGCCGCTAAAGAATTAA
- the rsgA gene encoding ribosome small subunit-dependent GTPase A — MTLENLGYTTELENYRIKNDLSNFKVARVITEHKERYVVKNETGAFEAELIGNLRFNSQDRSDFPAVGDWVAISEYDTNKALIHHVFKRNSKVERQAVGRHGQKQLIATNIDVGFIVQAVNRDFNINRLERYLTICNASNVAPIIILTKIDLISETELESILKEVSNRIQNTEIIPISNETNIGIEVLKSKIEKGKTYCLLGSSGVGKSTLLNSISGEGLMKTGAISESVDRGKHVTTHRELIVLESGGIIIDNPGMREIGITENSSGLELTFESILAVSDECRFSDCSHVHENGCAILDAIENSKIDKDSYDNYLKMEREKQFFESTTQDKKKKDKNLGKLIKSAQKNKKRNKY; from the coding sequence ATGACGTTAGAAAATTTAGGATACACAACCGAATTAGAAAATTATCGAATTAAAAATGACTTGTCAAATTTTAAGGTTGCTCGGGTAATCACAGAACATAAAGAACGTTATGTTGTGAAAAATGAAACTGGAGCTTTCGAAGCCGAGTTGATAGGTAATTTGCGTTTTAATTCTCAAGATCGAAGTGATTTTCCTGCTGTTGGCGATTGGGTTGCAATATCTGAATACGACACCAACAAAGCATTAATTCATCATGTTTTTAAAAGAAACTCTAAAGTAGAAAGACAAGCTGTTGGCAGACATGGCCAGAAACAACTAATCGCAACAAATATTGATGTTGGCTTTATTGTACAAGCGGTAAACAGAGATTTTAATATCAACAGATTAGAACGTTACTTAACCATTTGTAACGCTTCTAATGTTGCTCCAATTATTATTTTAACGAAGATTGATTTGATTTCTGAAACTGAATTAGAATCCATCTTAAAAGAGGTTTCTAACCGAATACAAAACACAGAAATTATTCCGATTAGCAACGAAACCAATATTGGAATAGAGGTACTAAAATCAAAAATAGAAAAAGGAAAAACGTATTGTTTATTGGGTTCATCTGGCGTAGGTAAATCAACATTACTAAATAGTATTTCTGGAGAGGGACTGATGAAAACTGGCGCAATTAGCGAAAGTGTTGATAGAGGAAAACATGTTACAACACACAGAGAACTAATCGTTTTAGAAAGCGGTGGAATTATTATTGACAATCCCGGAATGCGAGAAATTGGAATTACTGAAAATTCTAGCGGGTTAGAATTAACTTTTGAAAGTATCCTTGCAGTGTCTGATGAATGTCGTTTTTCTGATTGCTCCCATGTTCACGAGAATGGTTGTGCGATTTTAGACGCCATTGAAAATAGTAAAATTGATAAAGATAGTTATGACAACTATTTAAAAATGGAACGCGAAAAACAATTCTTCGAATCCACGACACAAGACAAGAAAAAGAAAGATAAAAACCTTGGAAAACTAATAAAATCAGCTCAAAAAAATAAAAAGAGAAATAAATATTAA
- a CDS encoding N-acetyltransferase: MIRKYNETEIPRLLEIWENAALIAHPFLSDEFHQMVKKAMKEMYLPNSNTWVYEESGNILGFIAMLNNEIGGLFVDPNQQSKGIGTALVNHMNQFHDTLEVEVFEENKIGKPFYEKHGFKVIKEYVMKETNQNVLRMRK; the protein is encoded by the coding sequence ATGATTAGAAAATATAACGAAACTGAAATTCCAAGGTTATTAGAGATTTGGGAAAACGCAGCTTTAATAGCGCATCCTTTTTTAAGTGATGAGTTTCATCAAATGGTAAAAAAAGCTATGAAAGAAATGTATTTACCAAATTCTAATACGTGGGTTTATGAAGAATCTGGAAACATTCTTGGTTTTATTGCGATGTTGAATAACGAAATTGGCGGTTTATTTGTTGATCCAAATCAACAATCAAAAGGAATTGGAACTGCACTTGTAAATCACATGAATCAATTCCATGACACCTTAGAAGTAGAAGTTTTTGAAGAAAACAAAATCGGAAAACCTTTTTACGAAAAACACGGTTTTAAAGTCATTAAAGAATATGTGATGAAAGAAACCAATCAGAATGTTTTAAGAATGCGAAAATGA
- a CDS encoding nucleotide pyrophosphohydrolase — protein MGIKTTQKQVDDWIKNHGVRYFNELTNMAQLTEEVGEVARIIARRYGEQSEKESDKSKDLGEELADVLFVTLCLANQTGVDLQAAFDKKLAVKTTRDHDRHHNNKKLQ, from the coding sequence ATGGGAATAAAAACCACACAAAAGCAAGTTGACGATTGGATTAAAAACCACGGAGTTCGTTATTTTAACGAGTTAACAAACATGGCGCAATTGACAGAAGAAGTTGGAGAAGTAGCAAGAATTATTGCGAGACGTTATGGTGAGCAAAGCGAAAAAGAATCGGATAAATCAAAAGATTTAGGAGAAGAATTGGCAGATGTTTTGTTTGTGACTTTGTGTTTGGCAAATCAAACCGGAGTAGACTTACAAGCAGCTTTTGATAAAAAACTAGCGGTTAAAACAACACGAGATCACGATAGACATCACAATAATAAAAAACTACAATAA